The stretch of DNA ACTGCTCGCCGGTGATCGGGTCGTGGATGAAGAAGTTGATGTTGAGGGTGGTGTCCTTGCGGAAGGCGTCCAGCCGAGCCGTGCCCAGGTCGGGGATCAGGGCCATGTCGGACTCGTGGATCGCCTGGAAGCCGCGGATCGACGAGCCGTCGAACATCAGCGTCTCGGCGGGATCGAACGACCCGGCCGGAACGGTGAAGTGCTGCATCACGCCCGGAAGATCACAGAACCTGACGTCGATGAACTTGACGTCGTTCTCCGAGATGTAGCGGGACACCTCGTCGGCGTTGTTGAACATCCATCCTCCTCGGGCCCGGCAGTCGCCAGGGTTGCAGCTCGGTTGGCGTCACAGCCGGTCCCGCCGGTCCCGCCGGCGGTACCGGTGTGGCCACGATAGGAACAGGCCGTTTCTCGCTTGTGACCCGTATGTTTCGTAGATGTTAACCGCAGCAGGTCAACGAGCGGAAAACCCTTGTGGTTCCTGGGTTTGCCCGGTGCGTCGCTTCGGTCGGGGGTTCACTCGTTGGAGAGTGGACTAGACCACTTGGGAGGGCTGTGGAGAAACCGGCACCCGGGCGCAATTGGGTCGACGTCGGGCGGATACTGTGGCGTTGTGGACGACAGCAGAAAAGTCATCGGATCGTGGATCGAGGGCCCTCAGGTCGGCGCCTCGCCGGTGGACGCCGAGGGGGAGTACCGGGGCCGGCGATTGGGGCTGCCCGAGCAGGGCAGCGGCTCGCTCGCCTCGACCGGGCGCCGCCTCGCCGCGGTCGTCATCGACTGGTGGCTGTGCGCGCTCATCTCCTACGGGCTCGTGGCTCACGGCAACACGGTGCTCGCCAACTACTGGGCGATGTTCGTGTTCTTTGTGATGAGCCTGCTCACCGTCGGCACCATCGGCAGCAGCCCGGGCAAGCGGCTGCTCGGCCTGCGCGTGGTCAGGGTGGACGGCGGCAGGGCCTCGCTGGGCCAGGTGGCGCTGCGCACCTTCCTGCTGCTGCTGGTGATCCCCGCGGTGGTCTGGGACCGCGACGGCCGAGGGATGCACGACCGGGCCGTCGGCACGGTAGAGGTCCGGATGTAGTCCGAATGTAGTCCCTGCTCGGCAGGAATGACGGCGGCCCTGGCCGCGCCCCTCGGAGTGAGGAGGGCGCGGCCGGGGCCGTTCGGTGGTATCCGGTGGTTCTCGTCGCAGGACGGGACGGTCAGCGCGGACGGCCGCCCTTGGGCATCCGCGCGCCCTTGGGCAGCGGGCCCTTGGGGATCGGCGCGTTGGTCATCAGGTCGCCCATGGCCCGCAGCCGGTCGTTGATCTGGGTGACCTGGGACGCGGGGAGCGTCCGGGACATCCGGGTCAGGTGCAGCTGGAGCTTCTTCAGCGGGATCTGGCCCTCGTCGTCGCCGACGATGATGTCGATCACCGGCACGTCACCGACGACCCGGCTCATCCGGCGCTTCTCGGCGGCCATCATCGGGCGCAGCCGGTTGACGTTGCCCTCGCCCACCAGCACGATGCCGGGGCGGCCCACCGCGCGGTGCACGGCGTCCTGCTGGCGCGTGGCCGCGACCACCGGGGTGACCGTCCAGCCGCGCTTGATGTTGTTGAGGACGGCGGCGGCCGCGCCGGGCTGCCCGTCCATCTGCCCGAAGGCGGCCTTCTCGGCCCTGCGGCCGAAGACCACGACAGCGGCCAGCAGCCCCGCGAAGAGGCCCAGCACGCCCAGATAGATCGGGTGTCCGATCAACAGGCCGATAACCAGGAGCACCGCGAAGGTGCCGAGCCCGATACCGGCGATGATGAGACCGATCTTCGGGTCGACCCGCTTGGTCATGGTGTACGCCAGACGGATCTGCTTCAGCCGTCCGGGGTTTTCGTCGGTGGTTTCCTGCCTCGCCATGCGGCCATCGTACGGTGCGACTGATCCGGTTACCCAAGCCCGGGGGTCGGAAACCGTATCGGGTTGATCTCGTTGCGGCAGTTGGCGGGGCGTCAGCGGGCCGAGTGGACCAGCACCCGACGGACGTCCTCGCGGTCCTGGGCGTAGCGGCGGTTCTCGCAGACCGCGTCCCAGGCGTTCCGCCGGGCGGTCTGCTGCCCGCCGCGGAGCAGGACGGACTCCGCCATCCGCAGGGCGCCTCCGAGCAGGCCGCCGCTCAGACTCGTACTGATGTGGCCGGTGACGGGCTGCCCCGCACCGGGTCGTACGTGTTTCGTCGACTGCATCCTGAACCACTCCCCTCGTGGTCGTGCTGTCCGGATCAAGCGCTTCGGGGTGGCGCCGCGATCGTGTTGCGCTGTCGCTGCGACTACCACCCCCATCGTCACCACACCGTGTTACCGCGCGGTGACCCCCGGGTCAAACATGCATGAAACCCTCTGACGGGTTTCGGGCGTTCTGTTCAGACGGTGGCCCCGCGACGTTCAAGGGCCTGGCGGTACAGCCGTCCGGCGCGGTAGGAGGAGCGGACCAGCGGGCCCGACATGACGCCGGCGAAGCCGATCTCCTCGGCCTCCTGCTGCAGCTCCACGAACTCCTGCGGCTTGACCCAGCGCTCCACGGGGTGGTGCCTGGGGGAGGGGCGCAGGTACTGGGTGATGGTGATCAGCTCGCAGCCGGCCTCGTGCAGGTCCCGCAGGGCCTCGCTGACCTCCTCGCGGGTCTCGCCCATGCCCAGGATCAGATTGGACTTGGTGACCAGGCCGACCGCGCGGGCCTCGGTGATGACCTTGAGCGAGCGCTCGTAGCGGAAGCCGGGGCGGATCCGCTTGAAGATCCGGGGCACCGTCTCGACGTTGTGCGCCAGCACCTGCGGGCGGGACGAGAAGACCTCGGCCAGCTGCTCGGGAACGGCGTTGAAGTCGGGGATCAGCAGCTCGACGCCGGTGGTCCCGGTGGGCCGGTCGGCGGTCACCGCGTGGATCTGGCGCACCGTCTCGGCGTAGAGCCAGGCTCCGCCGTCCTCCAGGTCGTCGCGGGCGACGCCGGTGATGGTGGCGTAGTTGAGGTCCATGGTGAGCACGGACTCGGCGACCCGGCGCGGCTCGTCACGGTCGAAGTCGGCCGGTTTGCCGGTGTCGATCTGGCAGAAGTCGCAGCGCCTGGTGCACTGGTCGCCGCCGATCAGGAAGGTGGCCTCGCGGTCCTCCCAGCACTCGAAGATGTTGGGACAGCCGGCCTCCTGACAGACCGTGTGCAGCCCCTCCTTCTTCACCAGCGACTGCAGAGCCGTGTACTCGGGCCCCATCTTCGCCCGGGTCTTGATCCACTCCGGCTTCCGCTCGATCGGGGTCTCGCTGTTGCGGACCTCCAGACGCAGCATCTTCCGACCGTCGGGTGCGACAGCGGACACGTAGCGGCTCCCTAGATGTTGATGTGGTGCAAGCTCTGACTGCCAGGCGGTCCCCCCAGGGTACGCCTGCGATTCCATGGGTCGGTCGGCCCCCTGGGCAACCTTCAGACGGCAACAGCGGCGGACGGCTGCTGATTCCCGCCTGCCTGAGTCCCGGCCGGCTGACTTCCGCCCGGCGCTGCCGCTTCGCCGAGGACCTCGGCCAGATGCCGCCGCACCGCGGGCAGCGCCTCGGCCACGGTGACGTCCCGGCCCAGCTCGGTGCTGAGCGAGCCCACCCCGGCGTCGCGGATGCCGCAGGGGATGATCTGGTCGAACCAGGTCATGTCCGGGTCGCAGTTCAGGGCGAAGCCGTGCATGGTCACCCCCCGGGCGACGCGGACGCCGATGGCGGTCAGCTTGCGGTCGTCGCCGCGCTGGCCGGCGTTGGACGCGGCGTACTCGGGACCCGCCAGTCGCGGGTCCAGGCCGATCTTGGCGCCCATCCGCAGGGTCAGCGCACCAAAGTCGACCACCTTGTCCTGGTCCACCACCGCGCCGGGCAGTTCCTC from Streptomyces sp. 846.5 encodes:
- a CDS encoding RDD family protein translates to MDDSRKVIGSWIEGPQVGASPVDAEGEYRGRRLGLPEQGSGSLASTGRRLAAVVIDWWLCALISYGLVAHGNTVLANYWAMFVFFVMSLLTVGTIGSSPGKRLLGLRVVRVDGGRASLGQVALRTFLLLLVIPAVVWDRDGRGMHDRAVGTVEVRM
- a CDS encoding DUF4191 domain-containing protein gives rise to the protein MARQETTDENPGRLKQIRLAYTMTKRVDPKIGLIIAGIGLGTFAVLLVIGLLIGHPIYLGVLGLFAGLLAAVVVFGRRAEKAAFGQMDGQPGAAAAVLNNIKRGWTVTPVVAATRQQDAVHRAVGRPGIVLVGEGNVNRLRPMMAAEKRRMSRVVGDVPVIDIIVGDDEGQIPLKKLQLHLTRMSRTLPASQVTQINDRLRAMGDLMTNAPIPKGPLPKGARMPKGGRPR
- the lipA gene encoding lipoyl synthase, which produces MSAVAPDGRKMLRLEVRNSETPIERKPEWIKTRAKMGPEYTALQSLVKKEGLHTVCQEAGCPNIFECWEDREATFLIGGDQCTRRCDFCQIDTGKPADFDRDEPRRVAESVLTMDLNYATITGVARDDLEDGGAWLYAETVRQIHAVTADRPTGTTGVELLIPDFNAVPEQLAEVFSSRPQVLAHNVETVPRIFKRIRPGFRYERSLKVITEARAVGLVTKSNLILGMGETREEVSEALRDLHEAGCELITITQYLRPSPRHHPVERWVKPQEFVELQQEAEEIGFAGVMSGPLVRSSYRAGRLYRQALERRGATV
- the lipB gene encoding lipoyl(octanoyl) transferase LipB yields the protein MGDGLRFVHLGIGERAVPYEEALAEQQRLHALRVADEIPDTVLLLEHQPVYTAGRRTRREDYPLDGAPVVEVTRGGEITWHGPGQLIGYPIVKLPEPMDVVAYVRRLEEALIRACADFGVATTRIEGRSGVWVLGEELPGAVVDQDKVVDFGALTLRMGAKIGLDPRLAGPEYAASNAGQRGDDRKLTAIGVRVARGVTMHGFALNCDPDMTWFDQIIPCGIRDAGVGSLSTELGRDVTVAEALPAVRRHLAEVLGEAAAPGGSQPAGTQAGGNQQPSAAVAV